Proteins co-encoded in one Arachis stenosperma cultivar V10309 chromosome 7, arast.V10309.gnm1.PFL2, whole genome shotgun sequence genomic window:
- the LOC130941982 gene encoding adenylosuccinate synthetase 2, chloroplastic-like → MNISHLTLDSHTLFNPQCPSFSFLRCTSRNVVVCSAKPVAPPSLPPKLAAAQSSDGRIGSLSQVSGVLGCQWGDEGKGKLVDILAQHFKIVARCQGGANAGHTIYNAEGKKFALHLVPSGILNEDTLCVIGNGVVVHLPGLFKEIDGLESSGISCQGRILISDRAHLLFDFHQEVDGLREAELAKSFIGTTKRGIGPCYASKANRNGIRVSDLRHMDTFPQKLDLLLSDAASRFKDFKYGPEMLKEEVEKYKRYAERLEPFIADTVHFMNDAITQKKKILVEGGQATMLDIDFGTYPFVTSSSPSAGGICTGLGIAPRVVGDLIGVVKAYTTRVGSGPFPTEILGPGGDLLRFAGQEFGTTTGRPRRCGWLDIVALKYSCQINGFSSLNLTKLDVLSDLDEIKLGVSYKHADGTPVKSFPSDLHLLEQLEVEYETLPGWKSDISKIRNYSDLPKVARQYVERIEELVGVPIHYIGVGPGRDALIFK, encoded by the exons ATGAACATCTCACACCTCACACTGGATTCCCACACGCTCTTCAACCCTCAATGCCCTTCATTCTCCTTCCTCCGTTGCACATCTCGAAACGTAGTCGTATGCTCAGCCAAGCCCGTAGCCCCTCCTTCTCTTCCACCCAAGCTCGCCGCCGCCCAATCCTCCGACGGTCGAATCGGGTCTCTTAGTCAGGTCTCTGGCGTCTTGGGTTGCCAATGGGGTGATGAGGGCAAAGGCAAACTCGTCGATATCTTAGCTCAACACTTCAAGATTGTTGCTCGTTGTCAG GGTGGAGCTAATGCTGGGCATACCATTTACAATGCAGAAGGAAAGAAGTTCGCCCTTCATCTTGTTCCTTCTGGCATTCTTAACGAGGATACTCTTTGTGTTATTGGGAATGGAGTTGTGGTGCATCTTCCGGGGCTGTTTAAGGAAATTGATGGCCTTGAATCGAGTGGGATCTCTTGCCAGGGGAGGATTTTGATATCTGATCGTGCTCACTTGTTGTTTGATTTCCACCAAGAAGTGGATGGGTTAAGGGAAGCCGAACTTGCTAAATCTTTCATTGGCACGACTAAGAGAGGCATTGGGCCATGCTATGCTAGCAAGGCTAACCGTAATGGTATTAGGGTAAGTGATTTGAGACACATGGATACTTTCCCGCAGAAGCTTGATCTTTTGTTATCAGATGCAGCATCAAGGTTCAAAGATTTTAAATATGGTCCAGAAATGctgaaggaagaagtagaaaagtACAAGAGATATGCTGAGAGACTCGAACCATTTATTGCAGATACTGTGCATTTCATGAATGATGCTATAACACAAAAGAAGAAGATTTTGGTTGAAGGAGGTCAAGCAACCATGTTGGACATTGATTTTGGAACTTATCCATTTGTTACTTCGTCTAGCCCGTCAGCTGGTGGGATATGCACTGGTCTTGGTATTGCTCCAAGAGTTGTTGGTGATTTAATAGGAGTG GTGAAAGCATACACTACAAGAGTTGGTTCTGGTCCCTTTCCAACAGAAATTTTGGGTCCAGGGGGTGATCTCCTTAGATTTGCTGGGCAGGAGTTTGGTACAACTACTGGCCGTCCTCGACGATGTGGTTGGCTTGATATAGTTGCGCTGAAATACTCCTGCCAGATCAATGGTTTTTCATCATTGAATCTCACTAAGCTAGATGTTTTATCAGATCTTGATGAGATAAAGTTAGGAGTCTCTTATAAACATGCTGATGGTACCCCGGTCAAATCATTCCCTTCAGATCTCCATCTTCTTGAGCAATTGGAG GTGGAATATGAAACACTTCCTGGATGGAAATCCGACATCTCTAAGATCAGAAACTATTCTGACCTTCCGAAGGTTGCCCGGCAGTATGTGGAAAGGATAGAAGAACTTGTTGGTGTCCCCATTCACTACATTGGTGTTGGGCCAGGACGCGACGCCCTCATATTCAAGTGA